Proteins encoded by one window of Myxococcus guangdongensis:
- the sigJ gene encoding RNA polymerase sigma factor SigJ: MTAPPPPPTVEAPQRHRPRLLGLAYRMLGELAPAEDVVQDAYLRWHQEGSRDIQNAEAWLVTVVSRLAIDRLRRAATERAAYEGPWLPEPVLTEAPTPEQAAERASDLSVALLVLLESLKPEERVAFLLREVFGEEYETLARVLGRNEPAVRQLVHRARERVREGRPRFPSPPEVREQLLQRFLFALGTGDQAALVSMLAPGVTFTSDGGGKAYAARKRIEGAERIIRMLLGLRQKLRGAMEHRIVSLNGQPAALTFRDGALFHATMLDVDGEHIRAIYRVLNPDKLQRLERDAIHLA, translated from the coding sequence ATGACCGCGCCCCCTCCCCCGCCGACCGTCGAAGCGCCGCAGCGCCACCGCCCGCGGCTGCTGGGGCTCGCCTACCGGATGCTGGGCGAACTGGCTCCCGCCGAGGACGTGGTGCAGGACGCCTATCTGCGCTGGCACCAGGAGGGCTCGCGGGACATCCAGAACGCGGAGGCGTGGCTGGTCACGGTGGTGAGCCGACTGGCGATAGACCGGCTGCGCCGCGCCGCCACCGAACGCGCCGCCTATGAGGGCCCCTGGCTGCCGGAGCCCGTGCTGACTGAAGCGCCCACGCCGGAGCAGGCCGCGGAGCGCGCCTCGGACCTGTCAGTGGCCCTGCTGGTGCTGCTCGAGTCGTTGAAGCCCGAGGAGCGCGTGGCCTTCCTGCTGCGTGAGGTCTTCGGCGAGGAATACGAGACGCTGGCGCGCGTGCTGGGGCGCAACGAGCCGGCGGTGCGGCAACTGGTGCACCGGGCGCGAGAGCGGGTGCGGGAGGGCCGTCCGCGCTTCCCCTCTCCTCCCGAGGTGAGGGAGCAGCTCCTGCAGCGCTTCCTCTTCGCGCTCGGCACCGGGGACCAGGCGGCGCTGGTCTCGATGCTCGCCCCGGGCGTGACGTTCACCAGCGATGGAGGCGGCAAGGCCTACGCGGCGCGCAAGCGCATCGAAGGCGCCGAACGCATCATCCGGATGTTGCTCGGGCTGCGGCAGAAGCTGCGCGGCGCGATGGAGCACCGCATCGTGTCGCTCAACGGGCAGCCCGCCGCGCTCACCTTCCGCGACGGCGCGCTCTTCCACGCCACGATGCTCGACGTGGACGGTGAGCACATCCGCGCCATCTACCGCGTGCTCAACCCCGACAAGCTCCAGCGGCTCGAGCGCGACGCCATTCATCTCGCGTGA
- a CDS encoding M3 family metallopeptidase, whose protein sequence is MPLNRIGVFVFLVAGLASAAPATPTNPLLEPWTGPHGGVPPFDRVKVEQFEPAFEVAMEENRRELAAILRVKEAPTFENTIAALEDAGRTFTRVYEVYSAWSKVMNTPDFQQVERTMAPRLAAFWDEQSQDLALFQRVQAVHDSPEMARLSPEQRRLVQYYYRDFARSGAKLDDPGRKRIAELNQRFAALSTSFRQNVLADEANAVVIDDEADLAGLPEALRKAGATEAEARGLKGRWVVSNTRSAVADFLTYLDDRALREKVWRNYDSRGDHGDAHDNNAIVSEILTLRAEQAQLLGFPTFAHRQLEGTMVATPERALKLLMDTWTPSVAQVRADVIAMRALARRSGLTEDLAPWDYRYFAEKVRKAKYDFDDTEVKPYLQLEKLREGMFWVAGELFGYTFAPTASVPVYHPDVRVFEVKERASGRHVGLLYFDPYARQGKYNGGQTDPYRVQERFRGEVTPLVTNNLPFVKPGPGEAALVGWRDALTLFHEFGHALQVLNSNVSHPSLSGGRVVRDYGEFSGKLLERWVATPEVLGRFAVHHKTGKPMPQALLAKIQKAATFNQGFYLVDFLTSALVEMKLHLAKEQPLDPDAFERDTLQQLGAPAEVGMRFRMPHFTHVFEGDSYAAGYYMYLWADVLAADAFAAFRQARRLHDPKVAARLRQHVFSVGNTVDPFEGYRAFRGRDATSEALLRERGIH, encoded by the coding sequence ATGCCCCTGAACAGAATCGGCGTGTTCGTCTTCCTCGTGGCGGGCCTGGCATCCGCCGCCCCGGCCACTCCCACCAACCCGTTGCTGGAGCCATGGACGGGCCCCCATGGCGGAGTGCCGCCCTTCGACCGGGTGAAGGTCGAGCAGTTCGAGCCGGCGTTCGAGGTCGCGATGGAGGAGAACCGGCGCGAGCTCGCCGCCATCCTCCGCGTGAAGGAGGCCCCGACGTTCGAGAACACCATCGCCGCGTTGGAGGACGCGGGCCGGACGTTCACCCGCGTCTACGAGGTCTACAGCGCCTGGTCCAAGGTGATGAACACGCCCGACTTCCAGCAGGTCGAGCGCACGATGGCTCCCAGACTGGCGGCCTTCTGGGACGAGCAGTCCCAGGACCTCGCCCTCTTCCAGCGCGTCCAGGCCGTCCATGACTCGCCCGAGATGGCGCGGCTGTCGCCCGAGCAGCGGCGCCTCGTCCAATACTACTACCGGGACTTCGCCCGCTCCGGCGCGAAGCTCGACGACCCGGGCCGCAAGCGCATCGCCGAGCTCAACCAGCGCTTCGCCGCCCTCTCCACGTCTTTCCGTCAGAACGTGCTCGCCGACGAGGCGAACGCGGTGGTCATCGACGACGAGGCGGACCTCGCGGGACTGCCGGAGGCCCTGCGCAAGGCCGGGGCGACCGAAGCCGAGGCACGCGGCCTGAAGGGCCGGTGGGTGGTGTCCAATACCCGCTCGGCCGTGGCGGACTTCCTCACGTACCTGGACGACAGGGCGCTGCGGGAGAAGGTGTGGCGCAACTACGACAGCCGGGGGGACCACGGCGACGCGCACGACAACAACGCCATCGTCAGCGAAATCCTCACCCTGCGCGCCGAACAGGCCCAACTGCTGGGCTTCCCGACGTTCGCCCACCGGCAGCTCGAGGGGACCATGGTGGCCACCCCCGAGCGCGCCCTGAAGCTGCTGATGGACACCTGGACTCCGTCCGTCGCGCAGGTGCGCGCGGACGTCATCGCGATGCGGGCGCTGGCGCGGCGCTCCGGACTGACGGAGGACCTCGCTCCGTGGGACTACCGCTACTTCGCGGAGAAGGTGCGCAAGGCGAAGTACGACTTCGACGACACCGAGGTGAAGCCCTACCTCCAGCTCGAGAAGCTGAGGGAGGGCATGTTCTGGGTGGCTGGCGAGCTGTTCGGCTACACCTTCGCTCCCACGGCCAGCGTGCCCGTCTATCACCCCGACGTGCGCGTCTTCGAGGTGAAGGAGCGCGCCAGCGGGCGTCACGTGGGGCTCTTGTACTTCGATCCCTACGCGCGCCAGGGCAAGTACAACGGCGGCCAGACGGACCCGTACCGTGTCCAGGAGCGATTCCGGGGAGAAGTCACCCCCCTCGTGACGAACAACCTGCCCTTCGTGAAGCCAGGGCCCGGCGAGGCGGCGCTGGTCGGCTGGCGCGACGCGCTGACGCTCTTCCACGAGTTCGGCCACGCATTGCAGGTGCTGAACTCCAACGTGTCCCATCCCTCGCTGAGCGGCGGCCGCGTCGTACGCGACTACGGGGAGTTCTCAGGCAAGCTGCTGGAGCGCTGGGTGGCGACGCCCGAGGTGCTGGGACGCTTCGCGGTGCACCACAAGACGGGCAAGCCGATGCCCCAGGCCCTGCTGGCGAAAATCCAGAAGGCCGCGACGTTCAACCAGGGCTTCTACCTGGTGGACTTCCTCACCTCCGCGCTGGTGGAGATGAAGCTGCACCTGGCGAAGGAGCAGCCCCTGGACCCTGACGCGTTCGAGCGCGACACGCTCCAACAGCTCGGGGCCCCGGCGGAGGTCGGCATGCGCTTCCGGATGCCGCACTTCACCCATGTCTTCGAGGGCGACTCGTACGCCGCCGGCTACTACATGTACCTCTGGGCGGACGTGCTGGCCGCCGACGCGTTCGCGGCCTTCAGACAGGCGCGGCGGCTGCACGACCCCAAGGTGGCGGCGCGGCTGCGGCAGCACGTGTTCTCCGTGGGCAACACCGTGGACCCATTCGAGGGCTACCGCGCGTTCCGCGGTCGGGACGCCACCAGCGAGGCCCTGCTGCGCGAGCGCGGCATCCACTGA
- a CDS encoding MGMT family protein, whose protein sequence is MALLRPRTKTRVKEAEAAPKRAPFTEEVWRTVRSIPRGEVRTYSQVALYAGRPGAARAVGREMAMLPTGKEVPWWRVTRAGGVLAPMVAHEQAKRLRAEGVEVQQRGQTFRVKRQQDTTPKARR, encoded by the coding sequence ATGGCGCTCTTGAGACCGAGGACGAAGACGCGGGTGAAGGAGGCGGAGGCGGCGCCGAAGCGCGCGCCCTTCACGGAGGAGGTGTGGCGCACGGTGCGCTCGATTCCGCGTGGAGAGGTCCGCACCTACTCGCAGGTGGCGCTCTATGCGGGGCGGCCCGGCGCGGCGCGCGCCGTGGGACGGGAGATGGCGATGCTGCCCACGGGGAAGGAGGTCCCCTGGTGGCGGGTGACACGCGCGGGAGGAGTGCTTGCGCCCATGGTGGCCCACGAGCAGGCGAAGCGGCTGCGCGCCGAGGGCGTCGAGGTGCAGCAGCGAGGACAGACGTTCCGCGTCAAACGGCAACAGGACACGACGCCCAAGGCCAGACGCTGA
- a CDS encoding Lrp/AsnC family transcriptional regulator produces the protein MPQLDRIDRAILTALQNNARLSNKELAAQVGLAPSSCLTRVRKLEADGVIKGYQADLDANALGLGLQALIAVQLRLHVGEAFGNIGDHLRSLPETVAVYCLGGTTDFLVHVVCRDTDHLRRLTILSFTSRPEVSRIETSLVFSYTRLRLPVDHAHGEGIPPR, from the coding sequence ATGCCCCAGCTCGACCGAATCGATCGCGCGATTCTGACCGCCCTTCAGAACAATGCGCGGCTGTCCAACAAGGAACTGGCCGCGCAGGTGGGGCTCGCTCCCTCGTCGTGCCTCACGCGGGTGCGGAAGCTCGAGGCGGACGGCGTCATCAAGGGGTATCAGGCGGACCTGGACGCCAACGCGCTGGGGCTCGGCCTGCAGGCGCTCATCGCCGTCCAGCTCCGGCTCCACGTCGGCGAGGCCTTCGGCAACATCGGAGACCACCTGCGCTCGCTGCCAGAGACGGTGGCTGTCTACTGCCTGGGCGGTACCACGGACTTCCTCGTCCACGTGGTGTGCCGGGACACGGACCACCTGCGGCGGCTGACCATCCTGTCCTTCACGAGCCGGCCGGAGGTCAGTCGTATCGAGACGTCGCTGGTGTTCTCATACACGCGCCTGAGGCTGCCGGTGGACCACGCGCATGGCGAGGGCATTCCACCGCGCTGA
- a CDS encoding carboxymuconolactone decarboxylase family protein, whose product MQASRNDSSHPRPRLDIATLAPAPYRAFLAVDAALREGPLSASIRELVKIRASQHNGCVLCVDMHVREARKLGASEDRLHQVVVWRESLLFSDAERAALAYTEAATQLGPEGVPDAVWDAARAAFDDASLAALVAQVALINALNRIGVPLRTPPGDVTHAR is encoded by the coding sequence ATGCAGGCATCGCGAAACGACTCGTCACATCCTCGTCCCCGCTTGGACATCGCCACGCTCGCCCCCGCGCCCTACCGAGCCTTCCTCGCCGTGGACGCCGCGCTGCGGGAGGGCCCACTGTCTGCGAGCATCCGAGAGCTGGTGAAGATTCGCGCCTCGCAGCACAACGGCTGCGTCCTGTGCGTGGACATGCACGTGCGTGAAGCACGCAAGCTGGGAGCGTCCGAGGACCGCCTCCATCAGGTCGTCGTCTGGCGCGAGTCCCTGCTCTTCAGTGACGCGGAGCGGGCCGCGCTCGCGTACACCGAGGCCGCGACCCAGCTGGGGCCGGAGGGCGTCCCCGACGCGGTGTGGGACGCGGCGCGAGCGGCGTTCGACGACGCGTCACTCGCGGCGCTGGTCGCACAGGTGGCGCTCATCAACGCGCTCAATCGCATCGGTGTCCCCCTGCGCACGCCGCCTGGGGACGTGACTCACGCGAGATGA